The following are encoded in a window of Paraburkholderia sp. HP33-1 genomic DNA:
- a CDS encoding acyl-CoA thioesterase, producing MNKPAPAGRAAYPHFLPITTRWMDNDVYGHVNNVVYYSYFDTVVNEYLIRAGVLDFEHGTTIGLVVETQCNYFAPLVFPDRIDAGLRVSRLGTSSVRYEVGLFRDGDAEPAAQGHFVHVYVDRATRRPVNLPAELRAALEPLCVAGQAG from the coding sequence ATGAACAAACCCGCCCCCGCCGGCCGCGCCGCGTATCCGCATTTCCTGCCGATCACCACGCGCTGGATGGACAACGACGTCTACGGCCATGTGAACAACGTCGTCTACTACAGCTATTTCGACACCGTCGTGAACGAGTATCTGATCCGCGCGGGCGTGCTCGATTTCGAGCACGGCACGACGATCGGACTCGTCGTCGAGACGCAGTGCAATTACTTCGCGCCGCTCGTGTTTCCCGATCGCATCGATGCGGGCTTGCGGGTCTCGCGGCTTGGCACGTCGAGCGTGCGGTATGAGGTGGGGCTGTTTCGCGACGGCGACGCCGAGCCCGCCGCGCAGGGGCATTTCGTGCACGTCTACGTGGATCGCGCGACGCGTCGTCCCGTGAATCTGCCCGCCGAACTGCGCGCGGCGCTCGAACCGCTGTGCGTCGCCGGTCAGGCGGGCTAG
- the iolE gene encoding myo-inosose-2 dehydratase, whose translation MTAFDVRIGINPLSWMNDDLPSLGGETPLEVALTEGRQIGYQGFELGNKFPREPNALKTLLAQYDLALVSGWYSGQLAKRSVPEEIDAVGPHLDLLAQNGATVMVYGEVADSIQGAPRPLYQRPRFFSDAQWDAYAARVDEFARYTLTRGVRLAYHHHMGAYVETPADVDQLMARTSDAVGLLFDAGHITFAGGDPVAVLDKHIARVCHVHCKDVRPAVMKLARNRNWSFLDAVIAGAFTVPGDGAVNFPALIDRLKRHGYCGWLVVEAEQDPVVAPSFEYAQKGYRTLRALVDAPLGKEAA comes from the coding sequence ATGACTGCTTTCGACGTACGCATCGGTATCAACCCGCTCTCGTGGATGAACGACGATCTTCCGTCGCTCGGTGGCGAGACGCCGCTCGAAGTCGCGCTGACCGAAGGTCGTCAGATCGGCTATCAGGGCTTCGAACTCGGCAACAAGTTTCCTCGCGAGCCGAACGCGTTGAAGACGCTGCTCGCGCAATACGACCTCGCGCTCGTGTCCGGCTGGTACTCGGGACAACTGGCCAAACGCAGCGTGCCGGAGGAAATCGACGCGGTCGGCCCGCATCTGGACCTGCTCGCGCAGAACGGCGCGACCGTGATGGTGTATGGCGAAGTCGCCGATTCGATCCAGGGCGCGCCGCGCCCGTTGTATCAACGGCCGCGTTTTTTCAGCGACGCGCAATGGGACGCGTACGCGGCACGCGTCGATGAATTTGCCCGCTATACGCTCACCCGTGGCGTTCGGCTCGCCTATCATCATCATATGGGCGCGTACGTCGAAACGCCGGCCGACGTCGATCAGTTGATGGCGCGCACCAGCGACGCCGTCGGCCTGCTGTTCGATGCCGGGCATATCACGTTCGCGGGCGGCGATCCTGTGGCAGTGCTCGATAAACACATCGCGCGCGTGTGCCACGTGCATTGCAAGGACGTGCGCCCCGCCGTGATGAAGCTCGCGCGCAATCGCAACTGGAGTTTTCTCGATGCGGTGATCGCCGGTGCATTCACGGTGCCCGGTGACGGTGCGGTGAATTTTCCGGCGCTCATCGACCGTTTGAAGCGGCATGGTTATTGCGGCTGGCTCGTCGTCGAAGCGGAACAGGACCCGGTCGTCGCGCCGTCGTTCGAGTATGCGCAGAAGGGATATAGGACGTTGCGGGCGCTGGTCGACGCGCCGCTCGGCAAGGAGGCAGCATGA
- a CDS encoding branched-chain amino acid ABC transporter permease yields the protein MQSFLVTVLNGLSYGLLLFMLSAGLTLIFSMLGVLNFAHASFYMLGAYVGFSVAARGGFWSALVVAPLIVGLIGAALERWLLRRVRGHGHLPELLLTFGAAYLLGELVKLGWGLSPLSARIPAVLDGPLFSLYGAVFTRYRAFMMAVSLAMLAALVAILRMSKTGLIVRAALTHPHAVEALGHNVPRVFTGVFAAGTALAALAGVIGAPLFVIEPAMAESLGSIVFVVVVIGGLGSLSGALVASLLVGCVETLAVASDLSLGDVVSLAGAVLPPAWDALTLAQLAPLLPYLLLVAVLALRPRGLFGRRDDHA from the coding sequence GTGCAGTCGTTCCTCGTCACTGTGCTCAACGGCCTGAGCTACGGGCTGCTGCTGTTCATGCTGTCGGCCGGGCTCACGCTGATTTTCAGCATGCTCGGCGTGCTCAACTTCGCGCATGCGAGCTTCTACATGCTCGGCGCGTACGTCGGCTTTTCGGTGGCGGCGCGCGGCGGCTTCTGGAGCGCGTTGGTGGTCGCGCCGCTCATCGTCGGTCTCATCGGCGCGGCGCTCGAGCGCTGGCTGTTGCGGCGCGTGCGCGGGCACGGTCATCTGCCCGAGTTGCTGCTGACCTTCGGCGCCGCGTATCTGCTCGGCGAACTCGTCAAGCTCGGCTGGGGACTCAGTCCGCTATCTGCAAGGATTCCGGCCGTGCTCGACGGTCCGCTGTTCTCGCTGTACGGCGCGGTTTTTACCCGCTATCGCGCGTTCATGATGGCGGTGTCGCTCGCGATGCTTGCGGCGCTCGTCGCGATACTGCGCATGTCGAAGACGGGCTTGATCGTGCGTGCCGCGCTCACGCATCCTCATGCCGTCGAAGCGCTTGGCCACAACGTGCCGCGCGTGTTCACCGGCGTGTTCGCGGCCGGCACCGCGCTCGCCGCGCTCGCCGGCGTGATCGGCGCGCCGCTCTTTGTGATCGAGCCGGCGATGGCGGAGTCGCTCGGCTCGATCGTGTTCGTGGTCGTCGTGATCGGTGGGCTCGGTTCGCTGAGCGGGGCGCTCGTCGCATCGCTGCTGGTGGGGTGCGTAGAGACGCTGGCGGTCGCGAGCGATCTGTCGTTGGGCGACGTGGTGTCGCTCGCCGGCGCGGTGCTGCCGCCCGCATGGGACGCGCTGACGCTCGCGCAACTCGCGCCGCTGTTGCCGTATCTGCTGCTCGTCGCGGTGCTGGCGTTGAGGCCGCGCGGGCTGTTCGGACGACGTGACGATCATGCGTAA
- a CDS encoding ABC transporter ATP-binding protein has product MSALLDIRDLNAWYGASQALHGVTLGIEPGEVVALVGRNGSGRSTLARAIMGLVHCEGELRFDGRSLAGLRTFEIARLGLGYVAEHRDVFAALSVHENLLLGIAPVTASRVRGRAPRFTLADAYALFPVLAERKRTRAGVLSGGEQQMLALARALLADPDLLLIDEPGEGLASLVIEQVADCLRALRERGVAILLIEQRLVIAQDIASRVAVMGHGEIVFDGALASFLSRDDVMREWLGVG; this is encoded by the coding sequence ATGAGCGCGCTGCTCGACATCCGCGACCTGAACGCATGGTATGGCGCGAGCCAGGCATTGCACGGCGTCACGCTGGGCATCGAGCCCGGTGAAGTGGTCGCGCTCGTCGGCCGCAACGGCTCGGGGCGCTCGACGCTCGCCCGCGCGATCATGGGCCTCGTGCATTGCGAGGGCGAGCTGCGTTTCGATGGGCGCTCGCTCGCCGGTCTGCGTACGTTCGAAATCGCGCGGCTCGGCCTCGGCTACGTGGCCGAGCATCGCGACGTGTTCGCCGCGCTGAGCGTCCATGAAAACCTGCTGCTCGGCATTGCACCAGTCACCGCGTCGCGCGTGCGCGGCCGCGCGCCGCGCTTCACGCTCGCCGACGCCTACGCGCTATTTCCCGTGCTCGCCGAGCGCAAGCGCACGCGTGCCGGCGTGCTGTCGGGCGGCGAACAACAGATGCTCGCGCTCGCTCGCGCGTTGCTCGCAGACCCCGATCTGCTGCTGATCGACGAGCCCGGCGAAGGGCTCGCGAGTCTCGTGATCGAGCAGGTCGCCGATTGTTTGCGTGCGTTGCGCGAGCGTGGCGTCGCGATCCTGTTGATCGAGCAGCGTCTCGTGATTGCGCAGGACATCGCGAGCCGCGTCGCGGTGATGGGGCATGGCGAGATCGTGTTCGACGGCGCGCTGGCGTCGTTTCTGTCGCGTGACGATGTGATGCGCGAGTGGCTCGGGGTGGGCTGA
- a CDS encoding ABC transporter ATP-binding protein, translated as MIPALALYGVEKRFGPTPILRGVDLEIEPGERHALIGPNGAGKSTLFNLIGGGARPNAGRIHLFGADITRLAPAAIARRGLARSFQSTSVFARLSVFDNLRCAAQLAERDRTRWWQRLTGAAAVDARAADVLDAVGLGARRDVAAGTLSYAEQRALDLGIALASGAHTLLLDEPTAGMNRAEAARAIELIRDITAGRTLLMVEHDMDAVFAIADRISVLVQGRIIASGTPAAIRADAAVRAAYLGERFDRNPGARAGDQADKGAGR; from the coding sequence ATGATCCCCGCACTCGCTCTTTACGGCGTCGAAAAGCGCTTCGGCCCGACGCCGATCCTGCGCGGCGTCGATCTCGAGATCGAGCCGGGCGAGCGGCACGCGCTGATCGGCCCGAACGGCGCGGGCAAGTCGACGCTGTTCAACCTGATCGGGGGCGGCGCGCGGCCGAACGCGGGGCGCATTCACCTGTTCGGCGCGGACATCACGCGGCTTGCGCCGGCCGCGATCGCGCGCCGCGGCCTCGCGCGCAGCTTCCAGAGCACCAGCGTGTTCGCGCGGCTGTCCGTGTTCGACAACCTGCGCTGCGCGGCGCAACTCGCCGAGCGCGATCGCACGCGCTGGTGGCAGCGTCTGACCGGCGCGGCTGCGGTCGATGCGCGCGCCGCCGACGTGCTCGACGCGGTCGGTCTCGGCGCGCGCCGCGACGTCGCGGCCGGCACGCTCAGCTACGCGGAGCAGCGCGCGCTCGATCTCGGCATCGCGCTCGCGAGCGGCGCGCACACGCTGCTGCTCGACGAACCGACAGCGGGTATGAACCGCGCGGAAGCGGCGCGCGCGATCGAGCTGATCCGCGACATCACCGCGGGCCGCACGCTGCTGATGGTCGAGCACGACATGGACGCGGTGTTCGCGATCGCCGATCGCATTTCGGTGCTGGTGCAGGGGCGCATCATCGCGAGCGGGACACCGGCCGCGATTCGCGCGGACGCGGCGGTGCGTGCGGCGTATCTGGGGGAGCGCTTCGACCGTAACCCGGGCGCGCGGGCCGGCGATCAAGCCGACAAGGGAGCCGGCCGATGA
- a CDS encoding bifunctional 5-dehydro-2-deoxygluconokinase/5-dehydro-2-deoxyphosphogluconate aldolase, translating into MDQSSTSSASARSRFAPGRSRDIMCLGRLAVDLYAQQVGARLEDVSSFAKYLGGSSANIAFGCARLGLDAAMLARVGNDHMGRFLTETLAKEGCDVSHVRIDHERLTALVLLGLKDRDTFPLIFYRENCADMAVDEADFDEAFIASSKALLITGTHFSTEQVNRTSRRALDYARRNDVRTVLDIDYRPVLWGLTGKADGETRFVASEGVSAHLQRILPLFDLVIGTEEEFRIAGGATDLVDALAAVRAVTPATLVLKRGPLGCQIIDGAVPASLDAAPVHGGVEVEVLNVLGAGDAFASGFLSGWLRDQPLDACARAANASGALVVSRHGCAPAMPTPAELDYFLREAQADPQRMRRPDRDATLARLHRVSPARKAWHEVLGFAFDHRNSFFELAQQTGADEARIARLKNLFVEAVAQTERALNLHGRIGVLIDDRYGQDALNAATGRGWWIGRPVELPGSVPLVFDHGRSIGTTLMAWPQEHVVKCLVQFHPDEPIEQRLEQEAQLRALYDATQASGHELLLEVIPPKQASLPQGPDIVYRALKRLYNLGIYPEWWKLEPMDAAQWQAIDALIAERDPYCRGVVLLGLSAAVEQLSEGFHAAAQAATCRGFTVGRTIFHEPSHAWLAGEIGDDELIARVRRTFETLIAAWRSARGEPAAHGTPHHVHQEQAA; encoded by the coding sequence ATGGATCAATCCAGCACTTCCAGCGCATCCGCACGCAGCCGGTTCGCACCGGGCCGCAGCCGTGACATCATGTGCCTCGGCCGGCTGGCCGTCGATCTGTACGCGCAGCAGGTTGGCGCGCGACTCGAGGACGTGTCGAGCTTCGCGAAGTATCTCGGCGGATCGTCGGCGAACATCGCGTTCGGCTGTGCGCGGCTCGGGCTCGACGCGGCGATGCTCGCACGCGTCGGCAACGATCACATGGGGCGCTTTCTGACCGAAACGCTCGCGAAGGAAGGCTGCGACGTGAGCCACGTGCGGATCGATCACGAACGGCTGACCGCGCTCGTGCTGCTCGGCCTGAAGGACCGCGACACGTTCCCGCTGATCTTCTACCGCGAGAACTGCGCGGACATGGCAGTCGACGAAGCCGATTTCGACGAGGCGTTCATCGCGTCGTCGAAAGCTCTGCTGATCACCGGCACGCATTTCTCGACCGAGCAGGTCAATCGCACGAGCCGCCGCGCGCTCGATTACGCGCGCCGCAACGACGTGCGCACCGTGCTCGACATCGACTATCGGCCGGTGCTGTGGGGACTCACGGGCAAGGCCGACGGCGAAACGCGTTTCGTGGCGAGCGAGGGCGTGAGCGCGCATTTGCAGCGGATTCTGCCGCTGTTCGATCTCGTGATCGGCACCGAGGAGGAGTTTCGCATTGCCGGCGGCGCGACCGACCTCGTCGACGCGCTCGCGGCGGTGCGCGCCGTGACGCCGGCCACGCTCGTGCTCAAGCGCGGGCCGCTCGGCTGTCAGATCATCGACGGCGCGGTGCCTGCCTCGCTCGACGCTGCGCCGGTTCATGGCGGCGTCGAGGTCGAGGTGCTGAACGTACTCGGCGCGGGCGATGCGTTCGCTTCCGGCTTTCTGTCCGGCTGGCTGCGCGATCAGCCGCTCGACGCCTGCGCGCGCGCCGCGAACGCGAGCGGCGCGCTGGTCGTGTCGCGGCACGGCTGCGCCCCGGCCATGCCGACGCCGGCCGAACTCGACTACTTCCTGCGCGAAGCGCAGGCCGATCCGCAGCGCATGCGCCGCCCGGATCGCGACGCGACGCTCGCCAGACTGCATCGCGTGTCGCCGGCGCGCAAAGCGTGGCACGAAGTGCTCGGCTTCGCGTTCGATCATCGCAACTCGTTCTTCGAGCTCGCGCAGCAGACCGGTGCCGACGAAGCTCGCATAGCGCGTCTGAAGAACCTGTTCGTCGAAGCCGTCGCGCAGACCGAACGCGCGTTGAACCTGCATGGACGCATCGGCGTACTGATCGACGACCGCTATGGTCAGGACGCGCTGAACGCGGCGACCGGCCGCGGCTGGTGGATCGGCCGCCCGGTCGAACTGCCCGGCTCCGTGCCGCTCGTGTTCGATCATGGCCGCTCGATCGGCACCACGCTGATGGCGTGGCCGCAGGAACACGTCGTCAAATGCCTCGTGCAGTTTCATCCCGACGAACCGATCGAGCAGCGGCTCGAACAGGAAGCGCAACTGCGCGCGCTGTACGACGCGACCCAGGCCAGCGGCCACGAACTGCTGCTCGAAGTGATTCCACCGAAGCAGGCGTCGCTGCCGCAGGGGCCGGACATCGTGTATCGCGCGCTAAAGCGCCTCTACAACCTCGGCATCTACCCCGAGTGGTGGAAGCTCGAACCGATGGACGCCGCGCAATGGCAGGCCATCGACGCGCTGATCGCCGAGCGCGATCCCTATTGCCGCGGCGTCGTGCTGCTCGGCCTGTCGGCGGCGGTCGAGCAGTTGAGCGAAGGCTTTCACGCGGCCGCGCAAGCGGCGACCTGTCGCGGCTTCACGGTCGGCCGCACGATCTTCCACGAGCCGAGCCATGCGTGGCTCGCCGGTGAAATCGGCGACGACGAATTGATCGCGCGCGTGCGCCGGACGTTCGAAACGTTGATCGCCGCGTGGCGCAGCGCGCGCGGCGAACCAGCGGCACACGGCACGCCTCATCACGTTCATCAGGAGCAGGCCGCATGA
- the iolB gene encoding 5-deoxy-glucuronate isomerase encodes MSLLVKAEREGQTIARVTPQSACWRYVGFAAYRLGENEVVYVFEPAREVCVVVLSGAVDIETPDTTWSSIGSRDSVFEDAAPYAVYLPPNVRATVRARRDAELGAASAPAKGEYPARLIEPASMKRSTRGKSLNTRYVCDILPQTEPAESLLVVEVRTPGGHASSYPPHKHDTHNIPHESSLEETYYHRIDPPQGFAFQRVYTDSRDIDESMAVEDHDVVMVPRGYHPVVVPYGYDSYYLNVMAGSQRVWHFHNDPAHEWIINKDA; translated from the coding sequence ATGAGCTTATTGGTGAAGGCCGAGCGCGAAGGCCAGACGATCGCGCGTGTCACGCCGCAGTCGGCCTGCTGGCGCTATGTGGGATTCGCCGCGTACCGGCTCGGCGAGAACGAAGTCGTGTACGTGTTCGAGCCGGCGCGCGAAGTGTGCGTCGTCGTGCTGAGCGGCGCGGTCGATATCGAAACGCCGGACACGACGTGGAGTTCGATCGGTTCGCGCGACAGCGTGTTCGAAGACGCGGCGCCTTACGCGGTGTATCTGCCGCCCAACGTACGCGCGACCGTGCGCGCGCGCCGCGACGCGGAGCTTGGTGCAGCGAGCGCGCCGGCCAAAGGCGAGTATCCGGCGCGGCTGATCGAGCCGGCGTCGATGAAGCGCTCGACGCGCGGCAAATCGCTGAACACGCGCTACGTGTGCGATATTCTTCCGCAGACCGAGCCGGCGGAATCGCTGCTGGTGGTCGAAGTGAGAACGCCGGGCGGTCACGCGTCGAGCTATCCACCGCACAAGCACGACACCCACAACATTCCGCACGAAAGCTCGCTCGAAGAAACCTATTACCACCGCATCGATCCGCCGCAAGGCTTCGCGTTCCAGCGCGTGTACACCGACTCCCGCGATATCGACGAATCGATGGCCGTCGAGGATCACGACGTCGTCATGGTGCCGCGCGGCTATCACCCCGTCGTCGTGCCGTATGGCTACGACTCGTATTATCTGAACGTGATGGCGGGCAGCCAGCGGGTCTGGCATTTCCACAACGATCCGGCGCATGAATGGATCATCAATAAGGATGCTTGA
- the iolD gene encoding 3D-(3,5/4)-trihydroxycyclohexane-1,2-dione acylhydrolase (decyclizing) — MTERIMHDDIPSASGATQTHAPVYAGGTIRLTMAQALVRYLAAQRVASEDGHGVEPLFGGAFAIFGHGNVAGIGEALYQHRDALPTLRAHNEQAMAHSAIAYAKAHFRRRMMAVTTSIGPGATNLLTAAALAHVNRLPVLLLPGDIFVSRAPDPVLQQLEDFSDGGVSANDAFKPLSRYFDRIVHPAQLLSALPRAIRVLTDAALCGPVTLALPQDVQAQAWDFPADFFAPRVVRPHAPAPRSDDIDAACARLRHAKRPLIVAGGGVLYSRAADALHRFASAHGMPVAETQAGKSSLAWNDPLNAGALGVTGSPAANALAHDADCVLALGTRLQDFTTGSNTLFTQADVIAINANGFDALKHRGFVVEADVKLALDALAGPLQGWHAERTWSARAHKLAASWRDTVQALTHAPQRDAVLPYEGDVIGAVQRSSAHSPSDDIVVCAAGTLPADLHKLWRAGRPGAYHVEYGYSCMGYEIAGGLGVKLARPEREVIVILGDGSYLMLNSEIASSVMLGAKLIVVVLDNRGFGCINRLQQACGGAPFNNLLDDCVHAPEGVPRIDFAAHARALGAQAEHAGNLAELEAALQRARAASGTYVISIDTDPARTTEDGGWWWEVAVPEVSARREVRDARAEYDAQLAARAAPPAPPAAPVSSQGNDHELQP; from the coding sequence ATGACCGAGCGCATCATGCATGACGACATTCCATCCGCCAGCGGCGCGACGCAAACCCATGCGCCGGTGTACGCCGGCGGCACGATTCGCCTGACGATGGCGCAGGCGCTCGTGCGCTACCTGGCCGCGCAACGCGTTGCCAGCGAAGACGGCCACGGCGTCGAACCCCTGTTCGGCGGCGCGTTCGCGATCTTTGGCCACGGCAATGTCGCGGGCATCGGCGAGGCGCTGTATCAGCATCGCGACGCACTGCCGACGCTGCGCGCGCACAACGAGCAGGCGATGGCGCACAGTGCGATCGCCTACGCGAAGGCGCACTTCCGGCGCCGCATGATGGCCGTGACGACGTCGATCGGCCCAGGCGCGACGAATCTGCTGACCGCGGCCGCGCTCGCTCACGTGAACCGCCTGCCGGTGCTGCTGTTGCCCGGCGATATCTTCGTGTCGCGCGCACCCGATCCGGTATTGCAACAGCTCGAGGATTTCAGCGACGGCGGCGTGTCCGCGAACGACGCGTTCAAGCCGCTGTCGCGCTACTTCGATCGCATCGTGCATCCGGCGCAATTGCTGAGCGCGTTGCCGCGCGCCATCCGCGTGCTGACCGATGCCGCGTTGTGCGGCCCCGTCACGCTGGCGTTGCCGCAAGACGTGCAGGCGCAGGCGTGGGACTTTCCGGCAGACTTTTTTGCACCGCGTGTGGTGCGCCCTCATGCGCCTGCACCTCGTAGCGACGATATCGACGCCGCGTGCGCGCGCTTGCGGCACGCGAAGCGTCCGCTGATCGTCGCGGGCGGGGGCGTGCTGTACAGCCGCGCGGCCGATGCGCTGCACCGCTTCGCGAGCGCGCACGGCATGCCGGTCGCGGAAACGCAGGCCGGCAAAAGCTCGCTTGCGTGGAACGATCCGCTCAATGCGGGCGCGCTCGGCGTGACCGGCTCACCGGCCGCCAATGCGCTCGCGCATGATGCCGACTGCGTGCTCGCGCTCGGCACGCGCCTGCAGGACTTTACGACCGGCTCGAACACGCTGTTCACGCAAGCCGACGTGATCGCGATCAACGCGAATGGGTTCGACGCGCTCAAGCATCGCGGCTTCGTCGTCGAAGCGGACGTGAAGCTCGCGCTCGACGCGCTTGCCGGTCCGCTGCAAGGCTGGCACGCGGAGCGCACGTGGAGCGCGCGCGCGCACAAGCTCGCGGCCAGTTGGCGCGACACCGTGCAAGCGCTCACGCATGCGCCGCAACGTGACGCGGTGCTGCCCTACGAGGGCGACGTGATCGGCGCGGTGCAGCGTTCGAGCGCGCACTCCCCGAGCGACGACATCGTCGTCTGCGCGGCCGGCACGCTGCCCGCCGACCTGCACAAGCTGTGGCGCGCGGGACGGCCCGGCGCGTATCACGTCGAATACGGCTACTCGTGCATGGGCTACGAGATCGCGGGCGGCCTCGGCGTGAAGCTCGCGCGGCCCGAGCGCGAGGTGATCGTGATCCTCGGTGACGGCAGCTATCTGATGCTGAACAGCGAGATCGCCAGCTCGGTGATGCTCGGCGCGAAGCTGATCGTCGTCGTGCTCGACAACCGCGGCTTCGGCTGTATCAATCGACTGCAACAGGCATGCGGCGGCGCGCCGTTCAACAATCTGCTCGACGATTGCGTGCACGCACCAGAAGGCGTGCCGCGCATCGATTTCGCCGCGCATGCCCGCGCGCTCGGCGCGCAAGCCGAGCACGCGGGCAATCTCGCCGAGCTCGAAGCGGCACTGCAACGCGCACGCGCGGCGAGTGGCACGTACGTGATCAGCATCGACACCGACCCGGCTCGCACGACCGAAGACGGCGGCTGGTGGTGGGAAGTCGCGGTGCCCGAAGTGTCGGCGCGCCGCGAGGTGCGCGACGCCCGTGCGGAGTACGACGCGCAACTCGCCGCGCGCGCGGCGCCGCCCGCGCCGCCGGCAGCGCCTGTGTCGTCACAGGGCAACGATCACGAGTTGCAACCATGA
- a CDS encoding branched-chain amino acid ABC transporter permease, translating into MRKQGGTSIPVESGAPPRRPGRALAPWLALVAFLAVPPCIWPHSWLLAYLAQSATMIVFALSYNLLLGETGLLSFGHAAYAGLGALIAARVFNASGMPLVLLPFAGGIGGALCGVLFGFIATRRAGTAFAMITLGLGELVVAAAWTLPGWFGGEAGVAIDRASGPPLAGWSFGPAREAYALIALWCVVASVAMFALSRTPFMRLANAVRDNPARAAAIGCYPWRIRYGVVVLSAFFAGIAGTLGLINLELVSIESVGMMRSGAVLIATVTGGTAAFFGPVAGAVVLTFFSVVVASVTRAWLFYLGLYFVVVVMAAPDGLVGFGARQTARIAAYGWRSCRAAYLWSAAAAMLWLMVIVFAVQWGYAAQFGADEGAALGAWFGAGAQPATGVTGAPLLSTLAVSPLPLALALGVLAALAALSTRRALRAHARVTAHAHATRSAGAAR; encoded by the coding sequence ATGCGTAAGCAGGGTGGGACGTCGATCCCGGTGGAAAGCGGGGCGCCGCCTCGCAGGCCCGGCCGCGCGCTCGCGCCGTGGCTCGCGCTGGTCGCCTTTCTCGCCGTACCGCCTTGCATCTGGCCGCATAGCTGGCTGCTCGCCTACCTCGCGCAAAGCGCGACGATGATCGTCTTCGCGCTGTCGTACAACCTGCTGCTCGGCGAGACCGGGCTGCTGTCGTTCGGGCATGCCGCGTATGCGGGGCTCGGTGCGCTGATCGCCGCGCGCGTGTTCAACGCGAGCGGCATGCCGCTCGTGCTGCTGCCGTTCGCAGGTGGGATCGGCGGGGCGCTGTGCGGCGTGTTGTTCGGCTTCATCGCGACACGCCGCGCCGGGACCGCGTTCGCGATGATCACGCTCGGTCTCGGCGAACTCGTCGTCGCGGCCGCGTGGACGCTGCCGGGCTGGTTCGGCGGCGAGGCGGGCGTCGCGATCGATCGCGCGAGCGGCCCGCCTCTCGCCGGCTGGAGCTTCGGCCCGGCGCGTGAGGCCTATGCGCTGATCGCGCTGTGGTGTGTCGTGGCGAGTGTCGCGATGTTCGCGCTGTCGCGCACGCCGTTCATGCGGCTCGCGAACGCGGTGCGCGACAACCCGGCGCGCGCGGCGGCGATCGGCTGCTATCCGTGGCGGATTCGCTATGGCGTGGTCGTGCTGTCGGCGTTTTTCGCGGGCATCGCGGGCACGTTGGGACTGATCAATCTCGAACTCGTGTCGATCGAGAGCGTCGGCATGATGCGCTCCGGCGCGGTGCTGATCGCGACCGTGACCGGCGGCACGGCGGCGTTCTTCGGGCCGGTCGCGGGCGCGGTCGTGCTGACGTTTTTCAGCGTGGTGGTCGCGAGCGTCACGCGGGCGTGGCTGTTCTATCTGGGGCTGTACTTTGTCGTCGTCGTGATGGCCGCGCCGGATGGGCTCGTGGGCTTCGGCGCACGGCAGACGGCGCGGATTGCGGCCTACGGCTGGCGAAGTTGCCGCGCCGCGTATCTGTGGAGCGCCGCGGCGGCGATGCTGTGGCTCATGGTCATCGTGTTCGCGGTGCAGTGGGGCTATGCAGCGCAGTTCGGCGCGGACGAGGGCGCGGCGTTGGGCGCATGGTTCGGTGCCGGTGCGCAACCAGCTACGGGTGTCACCGGCGCGCCGTTGCTATCGACGCTCGCCGTCTCGCCATTGCCTCTCGCGCTCGCGCTCGGCGTGCTCGCGGCGCTGGCCGCGCTGAGCACCCGCCGCGCGCTGCGCGCGCATGCACGCGTCACTGCCCACGCACACGCGACACGATCCGCCGGAGCCGCGCGATGA